In one Pseudomonas sp. SG20056 genomic region, the following are encoded:
- the ispD gene encoding 2-C-methyl-D-erythritol 4-phosphate cytidylyltransferase, producing MNTSELPPFWALIPAAGIGSRMRADRPKQYLQLAGKSIIEHTLACFLEHPQLRAVVVSLAADDPYWPALSCAHDPRIQRADGGAERADSVLNGLLRLSELGAQEQDWVLVHDAARPNLARSDLDLLLSELADDPVGGLLAVPARDTLKRAGADGRVQATVDRSTIWQAFTPQMFRLGELQRALADALIAGVAITDEASAIEWAGQAPRLIEGRADNLKVTRPEDLRSLASLWHLKS from the coding sequence ATGAATACCTCTGAATTACCCCCTTTCTGGGCGCTAATCCCTGCTGCCGGTATTGGCAGCCGGATGCGCGCCGATCGGCCCAAGCAGTACCTGCAACTGGCCGGCAAAAGCATTATCGAGCACACCCTGGCGTGCTTTCTCGAGCATCCGCAGCTGCGTGCGGTGGTGGTCAGCCTGGCGGCGGATGATCCCTACTGGCCGGCCCTGAGCTGCGCGCATGATCCACGCATCCAGCGCGCCGATGGCGGTGCCGAACGCGCTGATTCGGTGCTCAATGGCTTGCTGCGTTTGAGTGAACTTGGCGCTCAGGAGCAGGATTGGGTGCTGGTGCACGATGCAGCGCGGCCTAACCTGGCACGTAGCGATCTCGATCTGCTGCTCAGCGAACTGGCCGATGATCCGGTGGGCGGCCTGTTGGCCGTGCCGGCGCGCGATACGCTCAAGCGTGCTGGTGCTGATGGCCGGGTGCAAGCTACGGTGGATCGCTCAACCATCTGGCAGGCTTTTACCCCGCAGATGTTCCGTCTTGGCGAGTTGCAGCGAGCGCTGGCTGATGCGTTGATCGCCGGTGTGGCGATTACCGATGAGGCCTCAGCTATCGAGTGGGCCGGGCAGGCACCGCGCCTGATCGAGGGACGTGCGGATAACCTGAAAGTCACTCGCCCGGAAGACTTGCGCAGTCTGGCCAGTCTTTGGCACCTGAAGAGCTAG
- the ftsB gene encoding cell division protein FtsB, whose amino-acid sequence MRNNFYWVFIVLIAVLAGLQYRLWVGDGSLAQVAQLQQQIADQQGENQQLQERNRILEAEVLELKSGMETVEERARHELGMLKEGETLYQLAE is encoded by the coding sequence ATGCGCAATAACTTTTACTGGGTATTTATCGTGCTGATTGCCGTGTTGGCAGGCCTGCAGTATCGCCTGTGGGTCGGCGATGGCAGCCTGGCACAGGTGGCCCAGTTGCAGCAGCAGATCGCCGATCAACAGGGCGAAAACCAGCAGCTGCAAGAGCGTAACCGGATTCTCGAAGCCGAGGTTCTGGAGCTGAAAAGCGGGATGGAAACCGTCGAAGAGCGTGCGCGGCACGAGCTGGGCATGCTTAAAGAGGGCGAAACCCTCTATCAGTTGGCTGAATGA